Genomic DNA from Cydia fagiglandana chromosome 3, ilCydFagi1.1, whole genome shotgun sequence:
CAGCTTGGATATAAttccagtatttttttaaccactaacttttaaaatacatttattattacatattatatttgtgtatttaaaataactgattCTGTCTCCTCTAAGTAGATGAATACCTACCTCAGAAAACCAGATTTTGATCGAATGTAAATAACATGAACTCTATTAGCTATTCGAGATGCCCTACAATCTCCCTTTCAAATCCCGCGGTCATGATCATGAAAATATTTAGCCCCgaatttcaattttaaattcAAAACTTCAAAGTTTTATTACCGACTGACCTCGTTCCTTTATATTTTAAAGGGTAAAATAGGCCCCAGTGTACatcatacataaataataaactttaGCGTATCCAAGAACTGCATTTTCAAAAAGACCGTTTGTATATCCAAGAATCCCGGCCGTATAACCATTATAACAAAGACCGCGACCATAATGGCACAcgaaatcaaaatggccgacgaAAACAAAATGGCCGTCGTAAACAGGATGGCCGGCCGGTCAGCACGCGCAAGACTTGCCGCCGTCGCGGCTGTTCTCGCCGTTAGCGATTTTATGGTCAAGCGCGAACTTCTCGCCGTCCTTGGCGTCGCTTTGGAGGAGTTTGTCGTTGAGGAGGATCTGAAATGGAACGAGAGTTTTAATCATTGGAACATGATTTTGGAGTTTGCGATTGTCAGTGAATAACCATGTCATTGATTGAGTGAACTAGACATCGTGGCCTATTCTAAAAAAactcataattcataattcataatactTTATTGCGACCATGGTAATATAGGTGTTACACAATATTATAAGCAGTTTCACAAACTTTATATTATTGATATGATACGAACTTGACATAATCTTTATCTTGATCATAATAAATTGAGCAGTTATTGGTGCGCGAGTTGTGTcatattaacatttttttaaacttcgAATAGGCTTCTAATTAGATCAGTGTTACATTAGTCATAACACGTATTTATTAAAATTCgttataaaatgtaaattatgcactaaaacaatttatttgtaccttCACAAGTACGGGCTGTTACAAAGCATTATTTTGTTACTTACTATAAACATTTAACACAGAGTGAGAAAATAACACGTGACTAAATtaacaaataatataaaacaaactaAATATTTAGTTAATGTATCCCGAGAATTGAATACTTTCTAAATTCTAAAGCAAAGATCGTTccataaattacattaaatgaATGACTTCCAAGATAACAGAGCGCGGTGACCCTTTCCAAAATCATGGCTAGTTCAAAATCAACCGTATGCTATTGAAACCAAATGTCGaactttaaaatgtttatttggaAACATTACGGAAAAACGGGTTTTCGTGGGACTTGTGGGTGAAATGGGACAAAACAAATAGTTATACAACGGACgtaaattaagttttattttatcgaTTGCTATAATGGTGTCGACTAGCCAGTAAATCGTTCTTGTTGCGGGAGGTacctgggcattttcactttaaCTGTGTAtcattaacggccggttagcaatcgttacaaaactgacggtcaaatGTCAAACCCTTTACATTTTgccaggaatgtaacggttagacgttactgaatcATGTCATAAGTCGCGCTTTTAAGTACaagttttaatgaaaatgctcaCCTACCTAAATTAGAACCTTATGTAATTTGATtctaagttcaaatttcttcgaTAGAATATAGCGAGTTATCAACTtattcccgccgtgtacggctATAATGTGAACCTACCTTGTTGACTAGCGACCTCGCCGCCTCCTCGATGTTAATGTTCTCCTTAGCCGATGTCTCGAACCAACCAGCGAAGCCGCGTTCGCGACAGTACTCGTCCATCTTTGCAGGAGAGTTCACGATGCCTTCTTTCTGCTGGTCGCACTGTAAAAATGATAACAGATTAGACAAGACGTCAAGTGAAACCTTGTCTTTGAGATAATTTTGCCTTCAGTGGGCTAGCGTCTATCTCACACTCTGTACGATTTTGTGTGGTGAAGAATATCTATCAGAAAATGGGCAAGGATCATACGCGGATTAAGAGTAGGTAAAATTACTGAGTTTTTGCACGGTGTAGACGGTTTAAGGCGTTCTTTGCATCTAAATAGTCAGTTTCTAATATAAAACACTACACTCTCTACAGTAGGTAGAGTCTTATAGCCATAAGTACCTAAATTCCCACCGACTTTTTAAGCAATCAATAATCAAAGATCAGAGGACTCTTCCCCCATCTATTCGGCGTAGGTACCTAAGTTCGCAACCTTTAACAGTTGAGATCATCAATCATCTCTTAAAGTCTTACATAGCTTattcagtacctacataattaccATTTCCGAACACTTCGACCCCATCTACAAAAGTTTCCTCACCTTATTCGCCAGCAAGGTATCGGCGACCCGTTGGGCAGCTGCACCTTGGTGTCCAGGTCGTTCTTCCACTTGACCACCGCGTCGAAGGTCGCCACCCGAGACACGTCGAACACTATGAACGCGCCGACCACCTTGTAATACACTCTTATCTTACCTTATTCGCCAGCAGTATACAAGGTATCGGCGACCCGTCCGGCAGCTGCACCTTAGTGTCCAGGTCGTTCTTCCACTTGACCACCGCGTCGAAGGTCGCCACCCGAGACACGTCGAACACTATGAACGCGCCGACCACCTTGTAATACACTCTTATCTTACCTTATTCGCCAGCAGTATACAAGGTATCGGCGACCCGTCGGGCAGCTGCACCTTGGTGTCCAGGTCGTTCTTCCACTTGACCACCGCGTCGAAGGTCGCCACCCGGGACACGTCGAACACTATGAACGCGCCGACCGCCTCCTTGTAGTACACCCTCGTCATGTTGCCAAAACGTTCTTGTCCTGGGAACAAGTCATGAAACTCATGAATTGCAGTTTTGattgattcacggttagtttcactagacttatatcgaccgggatatgaaccgtgattacattttgtattgttttgttatttttatgaatCACTGTTCAtatcatatcccggtcgatataagtcatGAATTGGTTCTTAAATGGCTCGCTAAGTTTCTATAAAACCAAAatagataataaaattatgtaggtacctaattttccTTTTTTGTACTCTATTCCGCAAAGTAGCTCTAACTGTCTgtatgttacctcttcacgctaaAACCACTGAACAGATTAGTAAATTTggtataaatacatatacttgTAGTTTGAATCCTGGGTAAGGACATGATATAGGACATAAGTTAGTTTTTATGACGGAAATAGTCATTCTACGCAGACGAACGCGCACCAGAAGCTACGAGTAATATCTAGTTGGACTATAATTGCAACAATGAACATATTGGTTTTTCAAACTCATAGTTTCAAACTGTCCTAATCAAAACTATGATTAGGAATCCGTGTAAGGTTCTCAGGAACAAAGCGTCCCGAACGTCACGAACAAAAGTCCAGTACTAGACTTAGCTACGCTAAGACTAAAATATTGCTCTAACTCAAGACTAAGAAGACTGTAATCCGATACCTTGATTAAACACTTACCTGATGATTATGCAATCATTATAATGATGGACAAGCTCAACAGGAAGAAGAGAATAACGATAATACCGAAGGCAGTGATAGAAACAGTCCCTAGTTCATCTTCCATCGTTTTAATCCTCAGGATATTCTTAccaaaacgtagtgattatatgctctttgtacCAATCCTAATTAACAATTATTGATTGACTTTTACTTTGACTGTCACCGACTGTCACTCCCACTTTAGttcttattttacaaaaaataccaaTGTTAATAAGTACAGTAAAAAGTCTCAACAAGAATAACAAGGCATCTCTCGCAAGGTTTTAATTCGTAAAAAGACAAAAAATAGTGACGTAAGAAATATTTTTCCGTGTTTCTAAATAAGAACTTTAGAATATCTTTAGGGTGGATAAAAAAACCTGGTATAAGTATCTCATACCTGAAGCCTTATGACTAGTTATGACGATAATATTAGCGTCCCAATCCTAATTCAGGTGACTTTTAATGCGAATTCCACTCCTATAATTGCACGGTAGTATTGGCTGAAGAAATGATGGACGTAGCGTTGGTTGATGGAGATCTACCCTTCACCCAACTGGTCTTTTAAGACAGATAAAAAATTACCTGCAATATCCCATAGCTGTAGCCTTATGACTGTATTTGCGTCCCAATTCAGAACTTTTAACGCAAAGTCCACTCCGATAGTAGCACGGTAGTGTTGACTGAAGAACTGGTGGACGTATCGTTTGATGATGGATGTCTTCCCTGTGCCTAGCTCGCCGATGACCAGGATCTTGTATAGGTGCTCGCGTCGCTCCGCGCTGGGTGAGGCGTGGGACTGGAAGAGAGATACATGTTAGAGTGAGGAAGAATGAAGAGTGGATAGAGATGTGGCGTTACTCTTGCGCATTCTAAGGTGTTTTAGCATTTATAAATTCCacatctatactctgtatctttaggtatttaaataaaagtacctaaacaaaatctaccctaaaatggctccttaagccaaaTGAGGGTAGATGAatacattacatgatcaaataatgtaggttcaAGTCAAGTCATTCAGTGACTGcaccaggcggttttgtatttggtcggttcaccaataaattttataactacccgaaaatttacaaattgtttgattacttttttaaatacctaaagatacagacattACAGACTATAAAcacaaagttttttttacaatgtttgttCCCGATATCCAATAAatgtatatagtaacagcaccagtcatgggacatttaagaggaaatttggagtatttatgatatttcccttatacatgtaaatggtctaccgcttagcgtgttaaaagatgaaagtcctatccgtctttcatgttttaggcgtgttgtatgaaagatacagcaattagtttccacatatttaacaaattaaaactatgctttttttctccagtcatggacaccaaagctccagtaatgggcccccggtaatggacgtggatccagtaatgggccccctataatggacattgctctatcagtataaaataatgaaatggggaataagttacgacaaaaaaatcaatttttggtataagcttttatcgctgaatgtatttttctttccacagccaattattattgtataagatccatcgagacaattctaatatacccaaacacaattagttagggtttattgcgataaagttctcatggccacctcctgtctccatcatcagattaggtccatgttatcataatattgcattatcatccgatttgcatacttaattacgtacttacacaaaatttcaactgaatcggaaatcgaaaagtggctcaaattcagctaccaagattggacccacactaactaacagggcgagttaaataaaagtttggaaaaacgatattaatttatccgaagtccgagaataactcctgattgacatatttcgtaactacattttacttctgtattgtttaaacatgaaattatggcatggcaagcatcattctgtcaattgtcccatcataggaggtacgcagttttacagctcctataatgggattgggccaaataccactatttttttacatctgtggagtcacaacatagtgtgttgtataccttatctcatgataaattcaattaacaaaacacattctagttttcatcaagtattaattaattgaaatttaataaattaactcacctctcttagcgaagttgttaagaattcgtagtggtatttttttcagtgacacgacaacttttggcttgacgccaatttcttaaaaagcaaccaaatttaatgaaacttcaaactgaaacagctctaggactcttatttatgataatatacagccagtgtttataaactacttttagatacttatttttgaggaattatgtttttttgtcccattactggttccacgcccattatagggtatactactatagtctattgttaagtaaaaccgcacgtgctacttacctgcaaaaaagggttatacttattctatttggcacctgagcgtaggctagtccaacgctcaaaaaaccagtgtaggtgcgctctccgataacgcgcctttgttacgcatctcgatgacacattttagactggttctgtagcgttcgactcgccggcactcagtaaccgaagtacgcaggtttttatgcaggtggtggtggcacgtggcacgagcggttttactgaggttttacttaacaatagactataggattagccgccgggctcagttacgaagcTATGAACTATACCTTCGGTGACGATTGGACAATGCAATCTCATAtcatattatggtaccatcgcgTGGGTCTGATGAtcagcaagtgttattttaaatatcaaacttgaatgaaatgaaattaatttcgaCGTAttaattacacttgcactgcgtgtgcaatcaaaatcgttgcagacttctcgtGGTCTAGCTCTAGCTAATGAAGCGATGATTGACATCGATTAAAGCGGAACTGCGGGGCCATCGTTTGTATTGTACTCCAATCTAATGCAATACTACCAAGAGTGGACGTAactatagaataaataatagtagatactttaggtacagaagactcgctctctatctaagaaaacgcgtctgttacgatcaggacagatatggccgctaggtggcaacagtgccacgcgcggcttatggctagccaccaaaattggtgtggaacggatgtacctacttttagctacctgtagcaaagcgacgaaatcgcggagtgagccacgcctgacgtaACTAGCATTATAAGCTCTACGAATATAGGCACATTCAGTTTTACACACACTAGGGTATATTTAAGGCATCTACAGACCTTGCAACAACACGCAATGCGATTTTAGATCATTGCCGGTTAAATAAGGTGCAACGGATTCATCGAACGATCAAATGCCGCAAAATAACGCAAATCGCACGCAATTACAGGTAAGGTTTTTAGAGGCCAATAAAGTaccttataaaatgaaatatatttaagaCCAAGCTACCGCGTTAATAACATTCAGTCACGTCAAAAACTAGCTCATGTGACATAACTCATAACCTCTACATTAATACGAGTATTAGTCAGTCTcctccgctgtctgtctgtcagtggGCTATCAATCCCTATCTTTGACATTGACTTCTATTATTTACACAATCTATCCCAACATACAtatcgtcactactttgaaaaaatctcgtatctcgcactgctactcaaaattaaaacgcagtaactctgtatgcataccatacatagttaccacatttttatttttattgacagaacaagataagagtttttttcaaagtagtcacGATATGTTTAAGTGTGTGAATTATGTAAACAATCAAAATACGAGAAGGGAGTACAAATATGTTGACATACCTTTAAGTACCTATCTACTGTAGCTTATACAAATGTTGGCTCGGGAATACTAATAATTAGTAGGCATCTACTCTCCGATAAGGAAAAAACTTATCTAAGGTCGGAGACTCCGTGACTACGCTACGAAGACGCGTCTTCGTAAGTCATGACCTCAATCTTCCGTTAACGAAAGTCTGTACCGGAATTACGAACTCGTGTTAATTAAGCCCTCGCCTTCGCTTCAGGCTTCAATTCCAACTCGTTCGTAAATTGTTGTTTACATCCCTTAATACACACCGTActtattaggtaagtacctatctgTTCTCTGTTAGTGTTAATACATTAACGAATTAAGTAGTCAATAAATTCCGTCATcgatattatataggtacagtcagcagcagaagttgctaagcgggcgaggtgttcaaaatgatctagacgcgactttattgttaagagaataagagcgcgtaaaggtaattttggacacctcgcccgcttagcaacttctgctactgactgtacAGGAAAATAGGTAGACCACTAAATAAACAGACGTTTAAATTCCGAAGCACGTAAACAAAAATAGAAAAGTAAATAACTTACACCAGTCCTATTAGGTTTTGGCGCCataataatcaattaatcacaAATCAATAACAAAATTCACTCAACTTAATACTCTAACCGAACGAACTAAAACTCAAACTGTCAAGCCACGGAAAAATCGAGAACAACAAAAGTCAAACTACTAAAAAGCACTGCCACATTCAAAACTAGAACACCACTCATGGCACTATAAAACACCcaagttgtttttttattatcgcATAATTTTGCACAGATAGTAAATTAATTCGCGTGGAAAATAACTTGTTAAAGGTTGCAGGTCTGTTCTGCTTGGACGGCCAGCTATTTCTGAAGTGAGGGGTCTTATCGTTCATAGATAAGGCGTTTGTCATTCACTGATGGGTAGCGGGGGTCCGAGATCGAAGTGGTTCCTTTGGGTTATCGGTTTACGGTGAAATTATAGGCCTGGATACAATGTGTTAATTAGGTCTATATCTACAGCAATCCAGTAGTAATTACTTATTATTTTGCGTATGATAAGGATAAACATTAGTTTTACCTAACTTGTACTACCTTCATGTGATTAGAACAAACACAATGCATTGTGTAATTGAACAATATAACATTGTGACAGATAAGAAACTGCGTATTGCATGAGATAATTTACAGTAAAAGGAATTTACTGGTTGATAGGCAGAATGAGTCTACTAGGTATTATTAGAATAGACTTCTTTAACTATTTTCACAATTGTAAAAGATAATGGATGGAGGAGGAGGAGgtagtggaggtccaagggggaggcctatgttcagcagtggacgtcttatggctgatatgatgatgatgatgatgaaaagatAATGTTCAATAAAAACTAGACTGCATCggcacttaccatcaggtgagattGTAGTCAAATGTTTACCtatttccaataaaaaaaaaacttacctaCTTCATTTGTGCGTATAACAATTCCGGTAGCCTATTTGATCGTAAATAATGATTCAGAAGGTTTTAGATTAACActgattttaattattttatcgcCTGTAATTACAGAAAATTTCTACTACTTCACTTGAACTATGTTATACTTTAGGTTTTATCATTAACAAGGTGTTagatgtttattgtttattgtttattgtttattatttaagttgACAATTGTACCTTAACAGCTAAAGCCACAGCGGCACAAATTGGGAGACAGTAATACTTATACCTAGGGTACACAAGTAtttacataacaatattataaaatactacTTACAGGCATCTCTCGCTCTATCACTCTCTTACACTCAATCATCAGTCGTCATATTGCACTTACAAACAAATCACACTCTGGGTGTGCCTCGAGCACGGAGTTGAGCAGAGCGTGCGCGCGCGCGACCGGCGCCTGCGCGTGCGCCCGCGTGCGCGCGGTGCCCTCCGCCAGCAGCGGGTGGCGCCGCGCGCGAGTGTACTGGTTAGGCACAAATAATCGCATGAAGGCCTCGACAAGGGCTACGCTATCTATTCTGTTTCTAATAACACCGATCGTGAATTTCGCCAAAGAGAGCATCCTCCGTAACTGGAGCGAGTCGTACCCTAGGTGTCCCTGCAGAAACAGAGTAGGGTACATATACGGATAATAGGTGTGTGTTTTTTTGTATAATGCCCTAAGATAAGACTTTTGGACTTGCTCCAGCATAAGTGTATATTTGCTTTCATGCGGACTCCACACCACTGCATTCGTTTCGAGAATGCTGCGCACGAGTGCCGCATACAACACACGCATGGCTTCCACAGTCAGGGGCGCTGAATTGCGCAGAACGAAACCCAGTCTGCTGTACGCAGTCTTAGCCACGGCCTGGACATGTTCGCGAAACGTTATATTTGAGTCAAAGAGAACTCCTAAATCCCGTACCTGTTCCGAGCGCGATATGCCGGCGCCGCCAATATTGTAACTAAATATTTGAGGTGTATGGGACCGGGTGAAAGACATCATTTCGCATTTACTTGCATTGAAATAGAGTTCATTTTCAACACTCCAACGATAAACTGCCTCTATGTCCCGTTGCAGCTCCTCGCAATCCCTTTGGCTTTGGATCGGTTTAATCAATTTCACATCATCAGCGAACATTAGCACTGTGCAGTGATGCACTTCGACAGGCAGATCGTTTATCAGCAGCACAAAAAGAAATGGTCCCAAGTTGGACCCCTGACTGATACCAGAGCGCGTGGGGTAGCTTTCTGAAACGTAAGGACCATACTTCACGTACTGTTTTCGATCGGATAGATAATTCGTAAAAAGATTTATAAGTCTGGGTGTGAACCCCATAGCACCTAGTTTTAAAAGAAGGACGTCATTATCTACCCGATCGAAAGCTTTTTGAAAATCCAGATAGACGACGTCCACCTGAGCTTTCTTATCCAACTCGCGTGATAAAATATGGGTCAACGTGAGCAGGTTTGTGGCCACCGATCTTCTGGGGAGAAATGCATGCTGTGTACTGGTTATGTGAGGCTGACATTGAGGGAGCAGTTTGCAATGTGTCGCCGATTCAAAAACTTTTGCCAGGGCGTTCAGAATTGCAACGGGACGATAGTTCTCGACTTTAAGTTTAGATCCCTTCTTCGGAATCGGCGTTACCCTCGATCTCTTCCAGTCAGTTGGGTATACCCCAGAATGAAGAATGAGGTTGAAAATGAACTCTATCGGACCCACAAGACTATCAATACAACCCTTGAGCACAAAAGCCGGTATCGCATCCGGTCCAGGCGCCGACCTaggttttagtttttttactgCGTTCCTTACGTCATTCTGTGTAAAACCCCTGATATCAATACACCTCGCGTCAACAGGCAAGGCCGCGCTGGCTACCTGTGCGTCCAGGACAGGTTCATCGGATAGAAAAACCGAGCCGAAGTGAGACGCGAACGCACGGGCGGCATCAGCGCCTGTGTGCTCTACATCCCCGCGCGTCACTCTCGGTTCCACACCTCCCTTGCAACGTAAGGAATTTACATGGGACCAAAATTGAGCCGGGTTACGAGATAACCTCTCAGACACGTTTTTCATATAATTATTTTGTGCCTTAGTTATgtcagtttttatttttgtacgaaGCTGACTATAGCGGtcataaaacaatttatttccCGACCTTTTCCATTGTCGATGGAGATGTGCTTTTAGCTCTATGGCACGGATGATTGCTCTCGTATAGAAGATTGGGTAGGTACGACTATACGAGTGCTTCCGTATTTTCTTTGGAATCCAGCGGTGGAAAGCGTTATacaaagtgttatttaaaaactGGACAGCATCATCGGAACGACTCATATTGTATAGTTGCTCCCAATCTGTATCCCTAATTTCGCAATACAATTGGTAAAAGTCACCCTTTGAGAAATTCCAGTCGTTTTGTTCCCCTATGTTGGATGGCTCCATTATAACCCTACCTGATACGAGCATATAACGGGCTTGGATAATGATAGGCGGATGGTGCCCGTCGATCTTAGATAGCACTTCATGTGAGTCCGCGGGCCGCACACACACCGCTCCGCTCAACTTCTTAATGTTATCAAGGCTAGTTAACTTGTTAACATTAATTCAATTATCTTCGTTAAGTAGATCAAGTCGTGAAGTTAAACGGATAATAAGATTAAAGCGATAGTATTTCCAATCAATAAAGTCTTGGTGCTCCTAACTTTccacagaaaaaaatatttgcaataCCTAACTTAAATGAATTAGGAACTTGATTAAAGTCAAAACCTCTACGGGAAGGCGTTATTTTGTGAGgagaaaatataatattatgataaGCTCCAGTACTTTCGCTTTAAACAtattctttgataaaaatatctACAAAATGATAATGACCTACCTACTGAGtgaaaagtttttttaaagataTGATAAAACATATATACATGCATAGAACGACCTAAGTACTTTATGTTATTAGTCAGGATATCAAACGGATCGATTTCTTTATGACGAAACTCTAAGTACCAACAAAGTTTAGAGTGACATAAATGAGATAATATTCCGCAAGATTTTGCTGTTAAACTATTGTTCGATTAATAAGAGCTGACATCGAAAACCACCGACCACAAGTCACATTCCTTTCACATACAACTAGGACAAAGGCAAACCCTGAGCCAAATATcatattatttaacaaaattagATAGCTAAAATAACTGGAAGATAATTAAGGAGTTATTTAAATGATCAATGAGACAGTGGCATCGTTGCATCATAATCATAAAgcaaataagtaagtaaataaatgttGAAACTAATTAGGTGATGTACCCATTTGTTAATTTCGTCACAAGTA
This window encodes:
- the LOC134679880 gene encoding ras-related protein Rab-32 isoform X3 → MRFDVQPLGVARFAALTSRETERCLRRKEPVVLIKHPNCRSPQCSRRFRISNMSHASPSAERREHLYKILVIGELGTGKTSIIKRYVHQFFSQHYRATIGVDFALKVLNWDANTVIRLQLWDIAGQERFGNMTRVYYKEAVGAFIVFDVSRVATFDAVVKWKNDLDTKVQLPDGSPIPCILLANKCDQQKEGIVNSPAKMDEYCRERGFAGWFETSAKENINIEEAARSLVNKILLNDKLLQSDAKDGEKFALDHKIANGENSRDGGKSCAC
- the LOC134679880 gene encoding ras-related protein Rab-32 isoform X4; this translates as MIEQLNKRAVHEHLLERERLMQLKTKPKINMENTRNWRWLAQSHASPSAERREHLYKILVIGELGTGKTSIIKRYVHQFFSQHYRATIGVDFALKVLNWDANTVIRLQLWDIAGQERFGNMTRVYYKEAVGAFIVFDVSRVATFDAVVKWKNDLDTKVQLPDGSPIPCILLANKCDQQKEGIVNSPAKMDEYCRERGFAGWFETSAKENINIEEAARSLVNKILLNDKLLQSDAKDGEKFALDHKIANGENSRDGGKSCAC
- the LOC134679880 gene encoding ras-related protein Rab-32 isoform X5; protein product: MCTLYSVVMLAEDALEVEISGRMSSHASPSAERREHLYKILVIGELGTGKTSIIKRYVHQFFSQHYRATIGVDFALKVLNWDANTVIRLQLWDIAGQERFGNMTRVYYKEAVGAFIVFDVSRVATFDAVVKWKNDLDTKVQLPDGSPIPCILLANKCDQQKEGIVNSPAKMDEYCRERGFAGWFETSAKENINIEEAARSLVNKILLNDKLLQSDAKDGEKFALDHKIANGENSRDGGKSCAC
- the LOC134679880 gene encoding ras-related protein Rab-32 isoform X6 codes for the protein MAPKPNRTGSHASPSAERREHLYKILVIGELGTGKTSIIKRYVHQFFSQHYRATIGVDFALKVLNWDANTVIRLQLWDIAGQERFGNMTRVYYKEAVGAFIVFDVSRVATFDAVVKWKNDLDTKVQLPDGSPIPCILLANKCDQQKEGIVNSPAKMDEYCRERGFAGWFETSAKENINIEEAARSLVNKILLNDKLLQSDAKDGEKFALDHKIANGENSRDGGKSCAC
- the LOC134679880 gene encoding ras-related protein Rab-32 isoform X7, which produces MPFSHASPSAERREHLYKILVIGELGTGKTSIIKRYVHQFFSQHYRATIGVDFALKVLNWDANTVIRLQLWDIAGQERFGNMTRVYYKEAVGAFIVFDVSRVATFDAVVKWKNDLDTKVQLPDGSPIPCILLANKCDQQKEGIVNSPAKMDEYCRERGFAGWFETSAKENINIEEAARSLVNKILLNDKLLQSDAKDGEKFALDHKIANGENSRDGGKSCAC